From the Lysinibacillus fusiformis genome, the window ACCTTCCTTCTATTTTTTATTAAACTATTAAGTAAGAAAACCATCTATTCACGAGTTTGGCCATTGCCATGAATAACATATTTTGTTGATGTTAATGCAGGCAAGCCCATTGGCCCACGGGCATGTAGCTTTTGCGTACTAATGCCGATTTCTGCTCCATAGCCAAATTCAAAGCCGTCCGTGAAGCGGGTAGAGGCATTATGATACACTGCCGCCGCATCGACATTGTTTAAAAACGTCTCGGCAGTTAATTGATCTTCTGTAATGATGGCCTCAGAATGATTCGTCCCAAAGTAATGAATATGCTCAATAGCTTCATAGACATTCTCTACCAATTTAACACTTATTTTTAAGTCAAGGTATTCTGTCGCATAATCATCCTCCGTAGCTGGAAGGGCAGCTTCAAAACGCTGACATACTTGGTCATCACCAATGATCGTTACGCCTGCGTTGTGAAGGGACGTTAAAAGCTGGCCACCGTGTTCCTTAAACCAAGCAGGGTGAATGAGTAAGCTTTCTGCTGCATTACAAACAGAAGGACGCTGTGTTTTAGCATTCAGACAGATTTTTTCTGCTTTTATGTAATCCGCCATTTGATCCACGTAAATGTGACAGTTGCCCGCACCTGTTTCGAGTACAGGGACAGTCGCTTCATTGACAACTAAATCAATCAGCGCTTTGCCACCACGAGGAATAAGTACATCTAAGTACTCTTTTAAATGAAATAGTTCTTTAGCTGTTTCGCGGCTTGTATCCTCAATTAATTGCACAGCATCGGTAGGGATGGATGTTTTAGCAAGGGCGCGATGAATACTTGCGACAAGAGCGATATTTGAATACTTAGCGGAGGAGCTTCCGCGCAAAATGACTGCATTGCCCGTTTTCAGAGAAAGTGTCGCTGCATCGACTGTGACATTTGGTCGAGCCTCATAGATCATACCGATGACACCAAGCGGCACGATTCTTTTTTCAATGCGTAGACCGTTGTCTTTATCAATACGTTCAACAATTGTGCCTACTGGATCGTTTAAGGAGATGAGTAAATGAATGGCATCTGCCATTGCCGCTATACGCTCTTCATTGAGCATGATGCGATCCAACGTAGAAGCAGGCATGCCTTGTTGCTCACCCTGTGCCAAATCCTTGGCATTTTCAGCCATGATGTCATGCTGATCGATTAATAGCTGTTCAGCAATTTTTTTCAGTGCTTCATTTTTTTCGCAGGTCGTTTTAATATTTAACACGTAGCTTGCGGCCTTAGCGCGTTGTCCTTTTTCTTGAATTTCATTTGTCATTTGTCATTCCTCCTTAATTTGTTTGAATTTTCAGCCACTTATCTCGGTGAATCACCTCAATAGGGCATTTCGACAATGTATCTGTCCGTTTTCCCATGGCAGAGATAAGCTCTTGGGAGGAGTACAGCACTTCGCCACGTCCTAATAAGTCCTTCTCACTATAGACTTCTACAACATCACCATTGACAAAATCACCCTCAACACGATAGACGCCAGCAGGTAATAAGCTTTTGCCATTGTCCATTAAAGCTTGTTCAGCGCCACTATCTATAAAAATTTTACCAGAAACTTCCGTAAGTGCAATCCACTGTTTATGATTTGTTAACACGGCAAGCTCATCATGCTCCACATACGTGCCATCACCATGTCCTGTTAAAATATCAACGAGCTTCTGTGCACCATGACCTGTTCCAATAAATACCTTCACTCCTGCACGGAGCGCTGTTCGTGCTGCCAGTAGCTTAGAGGCCATGCCACCCGTGCCAACTTTTGACCCTGTACCATCTGCAAAGCTTAACAGCTCATCCGTAATGGCTGTTAACCGATCAATGCGCTCTGCCTCTGGATTTTTATTGGGATTGGCATTATAAAGGCCATTGATATCAGTTAAAATGATGAGCTGATCTGCATGGACAAGCCCACTTACGAGTGCGGACAGCATATCATTATCACCAAAGGTTAACTCACTAATAGACACAGTATCATTCTCATTAATAATCGGTAGCATTGATCGTTCTAACAATTCCTCGAAAGTGGCATAGGCGTTTTTATAGCATTCTTTTTTAGAAAAATCCGTGCGTGTCAGTAAAATCTGGGCAGGCATGATATCGTAAATACTAAATAAAGCACTATACGTTTGAATGAGTAGGCTCTGCCCTACAGCAGCAGCTGCCTGCTTTCCTTTCACCGTCACAGGACGAGCAGGGTAGCCAAGTTGTTTAAAGCCCGCCGCTACGGCACCTGACGAGACAAGTAAAACTTCATGTCCCAGTTTCTTCAATTCAGCGATTGCCTGTACATGGTCCATTAAGCGAACTTTATCGATTTCACCTTTTGCGTTCGTTAAAGAGCTACTGCCAATTTTAACAACGATCCTTTTTCTCTCCATTTCACTACCTCCATCATTACTGAATCAAAAAAAGCCTTCTCATCCTAAAAATTAGGACGAAAAGACTTGCCTTCCGTGGTACCACCTACATTGAATATCATGCGACATTCCACTTTTCTCATAACGCTAGAGACTGCGCCTAGTTTGGCTAGGACGATTCACGAAGTAGGTTTCATCAGTCTTTCTTGTACAATGCCTTGCAGCCGATGGGCATCGCTCTCTTTTCAAGCAGTGGCTAATTACTGGTCTTCGTTCGTTTTCTCATCTATTGACTAAAGGATGCACTACTTCTATTAGTCTGTCAAGCTGAATGGATAAATTACTTGAAAGTTTTGATAAATTAAGAAAGGGATGCACTAAAATGATGAAGAGGCAACCTAATCGATTATTTAAACCACCAAATCGCGATGAAAAGGGGAAGCATAGCCAACACAATGACAAAGAAGCTCCAAATGACTTGTTTCCCAGAGGACATATTTTTTGGTTTGATGCTCATTTGTTCATAAAGCTGGTTAATGGCTCGTTGCTCTTTCGCATAAAGCATTGCTTGAAATTCTTCATAATCTTGAATATAGCTAGATGGGGCACGTGGACTGAAGCGTAAATTTCGAATGGAATCCGTAATCTCTTTGTCAGCCATCCAATACGTGATGACAGGGGCTAAACCAGCGTTCTGGGTGGCCTTCACCTCAATGTCATGGGATTTCATTTTATAGTACACCTGTCCATGCTCATCCTCATATTGCGAAACAATATCACTTACTGCCATTATCAATCACCTCTTATGGAAGTTATCTATTTTATCATGAGTTTCTACTATTATAATGGATTAGGGAAGAAAAGTATCGCTTGAACGAGCATAATTTGTGAAACGAAAATTCAAAAAAAGTTTTGGATAAAGTCATAAACTTACATCTAGTGTGAACAACGTCATGTAGTATAATGTAAATAGTTTTTTAAAAGAAGTTGAAGGAAGGGAAAGTTTTGGAAATCTCAACGTTATTTGCGTTTTTAGGGGCTGCGATTATTTTAACCATTATGCCAGGGCCCGATAATTTATTTGTGCTTGCCCAAAGTATTACACAGGATAAAAAAGCGGGTATTGCGACATCACTTGGATTATGCACGGGCCTACTTGTTCATATTAGTGCAGCAGTACTCGGTATTTCTGCGATTATTTATCAATCGACTATTATTTTTTCAATCGTTAAATTTGCAGGAGCAGCGTATTTATTATATTTAGCTTGGCAATCTTTTCGTGCTAAGGGAGACCCTTTTACCTTGCAACAGCAAAATACGCAAGCTTATATTAAATTATATAAAAAAGGAATATTAATGAATATTTTAAATCCTAAAGTATCGTTATTTTTCCTAGCGCTGTTACCACAGTTTGTCAATCCATCGCAAGGACATGTGGCGTTTCAAATGCTTATTTTGGGTATTGTATTTTTAATACAAGCACTTGTATTATTTTCATTGTTTAGTATATTTGCAGGGAAAGTTAGACAAGTCATTATTGGGAAACCTGCGATTGCTAAGCGATTGAATACGGTTCAAGGTATCTTATTTACATTTATTGGAATACAAATTGCTATCAGCAAACAGTAGGGAGGAATGGACATGGCTATTTTACATATTACCTTTAGCTTAGCAACACAGGGTTCTATGAAACTTGCAATTCGTCAACATCGTTTGCAGCGAAATGAATCAGTTCTAAGTGTCCATGACGATCTCTCGATTGGACCTCTTCAAAACTTTGACGAACGTAAAACTTGGTTAGCCACGCATATTTTGGATGAAGATGACCAGCAATTGTACGATGATATGTATGAAAACTGGAAGAAGAAAATCGCCAATTTACCCTGCGATGTGGATGTATGGATTTGGTATAGTCACAACACCCATGAACAAATTGGACTGCGCTATGTAATGAGTGAGTTAATTCATAAATGCAGTATGGTGTATGGCATTGATGCAACAGAGGCAATGAAGAGTATTCAACCCAATATGGACATTCGCCATACAGGAGAACTTTCCTCAGAAATGCTAATGAAGCTCCGCCCTAGTGCCAAACGATTCTCTGTGCAAGAATGTCAGCAACTCGCTAAGGAATGGGCACACATCATAGAACAGCCAGGTACACTACGCCTGTGGAAAAATGAACGATTGCATCATGTAGAGGAAGATGCAATGGATGCCTACATTATCGCCAGTGCAAAAAATTTGCATATACAGCACAATGAAGAGTGGCTAATGCCCACGCATATTTTGGCACAGACATTTGAAACATTTGTCCATTATGTAGGAAATGACTTTGTAGAGTATCGCTTGCTAACGCTCGTTGAACAAGGCGTATTTGCAATGAAAGGCGATACATCGGATATTTTTTCCTATCAGGTTAAATTACTTTAATACATTTAAATGAATGAACAATAAAAAATCAGGCGAACAAAGCCTGATTTTTTATTGTTCCAAATGCAAGAAGTTGTTGGTTCAAGTTGGGGTGTACGGCTATTAATTAAACCGTTTTCATGTTGATAGCACTTTTCATATTCAGCTTTCATCAACAAACTTTGACAAGCCAAGCCATTTTCATGATAAATCTCTTTATCAATACTTAATATTATACTTCTATTTGAGTTGGTATAATGAGGCTCTTTATTAACAATGGATAATTTTTCTTCATCTAGCCATTTCATCGAGAATTGACTTTTTGCCTCTGCATAATAGACGATTTTGTTTGTGTGAGCTTTATTATTTAAAATTTCTACCCATACATGAACACCACCACTTGGACCTGCACCACCATATGGTTCATAATAAGCGTGCGCTGTATATTTTCCTGTAGGAGATGACACAGATTCGGGCACCTTTTGCGTATTTTTTTTATCTAAAGTACTAAACGTAAAAAAATATTGGATATACATAAATATTCCCAAAAACAGGACTAAACCTGTCAATAGTACTGTTAATGTTTTTTTAGGGAAGTTTTTCTGTTTAAAAAAGAAAATCATTAATTTGATAACAAAAATGAACAATACGATCAAGGTAAATAAAAATACAAAAAAACCTAATGTATTAAGTAATAAATTCAAATTATTACCTCCCTAGTATGGTGAAACAGTGCCTTTTAGAAAATAAAGCGAGTAACATGGACATCTAGATGATGTTGTCACTCGCTCTTTCTATTTATTGTCATAAAAATCGAAAACAAATTGTTTAAACTGACGTGCAGATGGTGGTAAATAACGATTTTCTATCCAGGCCATGCCGATAATGCGTTCACATACCATATCCTCAACATGGATTTTAACGATTTTTTTCGGGTTTAAATCCTCATCATCTGGTAGCAAGGAAACGCCAAGCCCCGCACCAACAAATCCAGCGATGGTCGATACTTCGTCACCTTCATAAGAAATTTTAGGCTTTATGCCCGCAGCATTTAATAAGCGATCAGCAGAGCGGCGAAGTGCATAGCCCTTTTTCATTAAGACAAAACTTTCATGCTCCAATTCTTTCATTTTGATGCTTTTACGATCAGCAAGCGGATGGTCAATCGGGACCATTATAAAGAGCTCATCTCGCCATAATTCCTTCCAGCAAACTGGCGGCTCTGTATCAATCGCAGCTAGTAGGCACAGGTCTAACTCACCCGCCAGCAATTGTTTTAACTGTGAATGGGAGTAGTTTTGTGTGAAATGAAAACGGATATGGGGGTGTTTTTGACGGAAAGCGCGAATCAAGTCCGGTACAATACTCGTTCCAAGTGTATGTAAAAAACCGAGTGATACTTCTCCAAGCTCTGGATTATTCAGCTCTTGTAATTCTAAAACAGCCTTTTCATATTCTTTACGCATTCGCTGTACACGATATAAAAACAGTTCTCCATATCGGTTTAGCATAATCGAGCGCCCTTGTCTATCGAAAAGCGGTACACCTAATTCTTCCTCCAGCTTTGAAATTGAACGACTAAGTGCTGGCTGTGAAATCGCTAATGCTTCGGCAGCCCGTGTCATATGCTCTAACTTTGCAACGGTTACAAAATATTCTAATTGTTGCCACTCCATTTTTTCACCTCTTTTCTCGTTATTTTTAAGTTATCTGCATTATAACGGGAAACAGACGGGAAGTATAGGGAGCAAAAAAATTTTAAAAGGACGTTGCAATTATTTAGCAGAATGGAAAAGTTAAGTAGCTGAAAGTGTGATAGTACAGCCGTTAAGTTGACATCATTCATGCACAATACACATTGATTTGATAAAAACTATAAATTGTACATTATGAATAAAGGGTGATAAGATAGACACATAAAATACACAATTATCAATTTCCGTGAAGGGGATATCATAAAATGAAGTTAACAAAGCCACAACCTCTAACAATCGAGGGAGGCAATAAAGCCGTACTATTACTGCATGGATTCACAGGTAGCACAAAAGATGTGAAAAAGCTAGGAGAATTTTTATCTCAACGCGGTTATACTGTGCATGCACCTATCTATAGTGGGCATGGTGTAGAACCAGAAGCATTATTAGAAACAAAACCAGAAGACTGGTGGAACGATGTAGTAGAAGGATATAACTTCCTACAAGAGAAAGGCTATGAAGAAATCGCTGTAGTTGGGATTTCACTTGGTGGCGTCTTTTCATTAAAAGTGGCAGAGACATTCCCTGTAAAAGCATGTGTAGCGATGTGTGCACCGATTACACGTGATAATTCAAAAGGCTTATTCACACGTCTGTACCACTATGCTCGTTTATATAAACACTTTGAAAATAAATCAAAAGATCAAATTATTTCAGAATTACATGAATTACGTATTTCACCAAAAGATTCATTGGATGGCGTAACACGTTTAACAACGGAAACGCGCGAAGAATTATCAACAATCAAAGCACCAACACTTGTGTTACAAGGTTCATTAGATGATGACCTCTACCAAGAAAGTGCACCTTTTATTTTAAATACGGTAGAAACAGATGACAAAGAAATCATTTGGTATGAAAATTCTGGTCACATTATTACATTAGATAAAGAACGCGATAAAGTGTATGAAGATGTTTACAAATTTTTAGATCATATTGAATGGTCAGTTGCAAACTAAGGAGGGGGCTGTCAGTAGGCAGCTCTTTTTTTGTTGAATCTCTCTGGATAAACGAAAAAACTATTGTAATTATAATAAATGCTTGATAACATGATGAAATTGTAGTGAAAAATCATTCGATTAAAATAATTTGCTATAGTTTAAAACTTCTAAGGAGCACATCAATTATGCAACAAAAAATACCTTTTTCAACTTACGCAGTCATTGGAACAATGTTATTTGGACTGTATTTTGGAGCAGGGAACCTCATTTTTCCTATTCAAATGGGTCAATTTGCTGGGACTAATTTTTGGTTTGGATTAATCGGATTTTTAGTGACTGCTATCGGCTTACCATTCCTCGGAATTTTGGCGATTGGCTTATCAGGTAGTAATGGTTTACGAGATCTAGCCAATCGTGTTCATCCTCTATTTGGCATCATCTTTTCATTGGCCTTGTACTTAACAATCGGACCATTCTTTGCCATCCCACGTACAGCAACTGTACCATTTGTAGTAGGGTTTGAGCCATATATTCAAGCACAGCATGCAACACTGCTACTAGCTGTATTTAGCTTTATATTTTTTGCTATTGTCTACTATTTTTCTTTAAATCCAGCGAAAATAATGGATTATATCGGTAAATATTTAACGCCTGCATTTTTAGTTGTTTTATTTATTTTAATTATTACAAGCATTACGAAGCCAATGGGCCATTTCCAGCAGCCAATCGGTGCATATATGGATGCTGCCTTTATGACAGGCTTTAAAGAAGGCTATAATACGATGGACGCCCTTGCCTCACTAGCCTTCGGGATTGTTGTCATTAATGCTATTAAAAGTGCAGGGATTACAGATCGTAAGGAAATTGCCAAGGCTACATGGACATCAGGTATTTTTGCGATGGCTTTAATGACGCTGATTTATGGTCTCATAACATATATGGGCGCTTCCAGTATTAATGCTGTCGGGACTTTTGATAATGGTGGTTTAATCTTTGCGGCAGTGGCCGATCATTATTTCGGCTCATTTGGAGCTATTTTATTGGCGGTCATCATCGTGCTCGCTTGCTTAAAAACAAGTATCGGCTTAATTACATCTTGTAGTGAGTTTTTCCATGAGGTATTTCCAAAAATTAGTTACAAATGGTTTGTGTTTCTGTTGTGTGCTGTATCCTTTACGATTGCGAATTTTGGTTTAAACAATATTATCAAATATGCTATTCCAGTTTTAATGTTCTTATATCCATTAGCAATCGTCCTAATCTTGCTCGCTCTAAGCTCATCCTTCTTTAAGAATAAGCAAACAGTGTATGCCATAGCGATGATATTTACATTTTTCATTAGCCTGATTGACGGCTATAAAGCGCTGGTAGAAAGTGTGCCAGATGCGAAGTTAGGTATATTGGATGCAGTAGAGAAATACTATTCTGCGATGCTACCTTTTTATGATATTGGCTTAGGATGGATACTGCCAGCGTTAATAGGGGCAGTAATTGGAAGCATGATTCCGTCTCGAAAAGTTATATAATGAAAGAAACACGCACAGAAAATGTCTCTGTGCGTGTTTTTTAATGGATTAGTAAGCTGTCCAGCCACCATCCACGGCAATCACTTGTCCATTCACAAAGCTTGCTTCGTCTGAGCCTAGGAAAATAGCTAATTGAGCGATTTCTTCTGGCTGACCAGCACGCGGATTAATGGATAGACCAAGTGCTTGGCGTGCAGCACCCGTTTGACTCATATTTGTCATAGAAGAGGCGATATTGGTCATCACTGCTCCTGGCGCAATACCATTACAGCGAATATTTTTATCCGCATACATAAACGCAGTATTTTTTGTTAAACCAACAACGGCATGTTTGGAAGCTGTATAAGCCGCTCCTGCACGTGCCCCATATAAGCCACCAGCAGAAATATTATTGACAAAGACACCGTGTCCTTGTGCAAGGAAAATTTCTGTTGCCATACGCATAGAACGCATAACGGCTGTTGTATTCACTGCAAATACTTTTTCCCATCGTTCATCAGAAATTTCCCCAACTGGCTCCATACCATCCATAATACCCGCGTTGTTGACTAAAATATCTAATTGACCATAATTCGTTTTCGTTTCATCAAATAAACGTTGTAAGTCTTCTGTTGATGCGACATTTGTTTGAATGGCAAATGCTGTCCCTCCAGCCGCTTGAATACCATCCACAACCCCTTGAGCACCCTCTAAATTTAAGTCTGAAACGACAACCTTAGCGCCTTCTTTTGCATAGCCTTCTGCAATAGCTTTCCCCATACCTGAAGCTGCACCTGTCACAATGGCTACTTTACCTTCTAATCTCATCTCAAAGACCTCCTCATGGTAATTTCATTAGTTATTGAACATCTGTTCATTAAAATCATATAATAAAGTTGAAAGCGATTTCAATATGCAAAAAAACGGGAAGTGTTGAGTATTCAACACTTTTGGACAAACTGTTTAATAAGGAGCTGAAAAAATTGCGTACAACGGATTTACGAATTATTAAAACGAAGCAAGCTCTCCACGATGCCTTATTGACCTTGCTGAGCCAAAAACCTTTGGAGCAAATATCCATTGCAGAAATTTGTAGAGAAGCAAAGGTCAATCGGGGCACGTTCTATTTACACTACGAACAAAAAGAGGGGCTCTTTGAAGAATACTTTCAGGAGATTATGGAGGATTTATATCAATCCTATGAAGAACCCTATCGTGCCGTCACCACCCTGGACACCAATCAATTAGATCCCAATACAATCCGTATTTTTCATCATATTGAACGCTTTAAAATGTTTTACCGGATCGTCTTTTCTAAAAATGTTCCGCTGACCTACTATTACATGCTCTTTGATGGCATTTATTCCTTGCTAAAACGAGATATTACCACACATCGCATGCATCAAATGGAGGATCATATTTCGATTGACTATTATAGCGCCTATCAAGCAAACGCCATCATCGGTCTCATCATCCAATGGTATCGCGGCGATTTCAGCGATAGTGTGACCATGTTAAATCAGCAGCTAGCAGCTATTTTGAAGAATGTGAGAAGTGGGGGATAGCACGCTTGAAGTGAAGGATAGAGTGAGAATCGGTGGATAGAACGCTCGATTTGAAGGATAGAACAGGAAAAGTAGTGGATAGCACGCTTGAAGTGAAGGATAGAGTAAGAAGTAGTGGATAGAACGCTCAAATTGAAGGATAGAACAGGAAAAGTAGAGGATAGCCCGCTTGAAGTGAAGGATAGAGTAAGAAGTAGTGGATAGAACGCCAGAATTGAAGGATAGAACAGAGAAAGTAGCGGATAGCCCGCGCAAATTGAAGGATAAAACAGAAAAAGTAGCGGATAACCCATCCAAAGAGAAGGTCTACATCAACTTGTAGACCTTCTCTTTTCTATCAAATTATCGAACGGGGGCAGGCTTGAATGTGACGATCAACGTAGCAATGGCTAGTGTTACGAAGATGATGATGCCTAAGGAGCTACTGTTTTGCAGGAGATTATCGGTACTACCACCAAAGATGATGGTGTAGTAGCCGTCTGCTCCATAAGTAGCTGGTAGCATAGCAGCGACCTGCTTGTATCCTTCAGATAGCATGGTTTTTGGTACAAGGACGCCTGATGTTACTAATTGGAGTGAGAGGGCACAAATATTAAATACCATCCCTAAATTCCCAAAGGCGATGACAAATACTTGGGCCAAGCTAAGGAAAGCGAGATACATCACAGCTTGAAAGAAATATATCGACAGCAGGCTTTCCTGGCTAGCAATATCAAAAAGGTGCATCAGCCCAATTGTTAGCAATGGCAATGTAAAGGCTACGCCCACATTGAGTAGCTGTCGTGCGAGGAATAATTGCCATTTTGATAGGCTTTCTTGAACGAGCTGTGCTGCTTGCTGGTGTTGCATAATCATGACCATCGCGCCCACAAAGGAGGAGATGATGACCATAAGTGGCACAAAGTTTGCGGCAAATCCTTTCACATCATTGGTTTTAACAATGGTTCCGTCGACGGCATGGGCTTTGACATTCATTACAGTCGTTTTGACAGAAGTGGTAATTTGTTGGGCAGTTTGTTGCTCGAAGGGAAGCTGAGCAAATTGTTGAGCAAAGGCCTCAACTGCTTGATTTTGTTGCATTGGATAAAGGGTTTGATTGATCTCTTCTGTTAATTGCTTTGCTACGCCCTCCATCATATTTTTCGCTACACTTGCATTGGCTTGATTAATCGCATAAATAATTTCTGCCTCTTTCCCTGCTTGTATTTGATTTGTAAAATCAGTGGGAATTTGCATAATCATATTAATTTGACGTTCGTTTAATGCACTCTCTGCTTCCTTCATTGATGAATAGTCCTCCATTGAAAAGGGGATGGAGCCTTTGATGTTCTGTGCTACCTGTTGCCCCATTGCGGTATCTTCCACAACAAGGCCAATGCTTAACTGTTCCGCTCTTTCATTGACACCATCATAGGCAGTCATCCAAATCGTAAAGAAGATTAATTGAAAGGCAATGGTTGCAATAATGCCGATATAGGTTTCACGAACTCGCAATAATGCTTGTAAACCTGTCATATTTTATTCCTCCTAATTAAGTAAGTACTTACTTGCATTGATTAGAAAAATTTTTTCTAGGAAACGAGTCCCCTAGAAAAAATAGCAACACTAGTTTGCAAAAGTTCTTCAGTTGGTAGGTCAGACACGATTGTTCCAAGTTGAGCACGTGACATAAAATGACCAAAGTTCAAAGCAATTAGCGATAACGCTGCTGCTTCAAAATCAACTTCTCTTATTTTTCCTTGCTGATGCATCTCTTGAAAGTAGTGAATGAGCTCCTTTTTGATGAGGAGTGGGAGATTGGCGATTTCCTCACTAATTTCAGGAAACTGAATGGATTCCTTAAAGCCAATCATGACAAAATCTTTAATCGACATTAAAAAATGAAAATGCTTCAATGAGAAATTTAATAAATCCTTTTCTAATTCCCACGTTACATTTTGATTGATCTCCTGCTGTAGAAGAGGATAATAAGAAAATTGCTCAATGATGGCTTTTAATAAACCGCGTTTGTTGCCAAAATGACGGAAAAGAGTGACCTCATTGACACCTGCTAATTCTGCAATGGTTTTGGTAGTTGCAGCTGTATAGCCTTTTTCACTAATCAATTGTAGAGCAGCTTCGATAATTCGTTGTGCAGTTCCTTTCGTTGTCAAAAATATACTTCCTTCCATGCAAGTAATTACTTACATCTTAGCATAGTGTACGATGAACTGCAACATCACAAATGAGCGTTGACAATTATATCGACTGCTGATATATTTTAAATGTATCGACTGACGATATATTGATAGGCGATATAGAGGAGGATTTGAATGACACAGGAGCATCCGCCATTAACAGAAGGCGTTTATTATATTTTATTAGCATTATATGAGGCGAGGCATGGCTATGGCATTATGCAATTGGTGGAGGAAATGAGCAATGGGCGAGTGCGTTTAGGGGCAGGTACCATATATGGCGCAATTAAAACATTGTTGGAACGAGGCTGGATAGAGGCACTCGA encodes:
- the brnQ gene encoding branched-chain amino acid transport system II carrier protein, whose amino-acid sequence is MQQKIPFSTYAVIGTMLFGLYFGAGNLIFPIQMGQFAGTNFWFGLIGFLVTAIGLPFLGILAIGLSGSNGLRDLANRVHPLFGIIFSLALYLTIGPFFAIPRTATVPFVVGFEPYIQAQHATLLLAVFSFIFFAIVYYFSLNPAKIMDYIGKYLTPAFLVVLFILIITSITKPMGHFQQPIGAYMDAAFMTGFKEGYNTMDALASLAFGIVVINAIKSAGITDRKEIAKATWTSGIFAMALMTLIYGLITYMGASSINAVGTFDNGGLIFAAVADHYFGSFGAILLAVIIVLACLKTSIGLITSCSEFFHEVFPKISYKWFVFLLCAVSFTIANFGLNNIIKYAIPVLMFLYPLAIVLILLALSSSFFKNKQTVYAIAMIFTFFISLIDGYKALVESVPDAKLGILDAVEKYYSAMLPFYDIGLGWILPALIGAVIGSMIPSRKVI
- a CDS encoding SDR family oxidoreductase, which gives rise to MRLEGKVAIVTGAASGMGKAIAEGYAKEGAKVVVSDLNLEGAQGVVDGIQAAGGTAFAIQTNVASTEDLQRLFDETKTNYGQLDILVNNAGIMDGMEPVGEISDERWEKVFAVNTTAVMRSMRMATEIFLAQGHGVFVNNISAGGLYGARAGAAYTASKHAVVGLTKNTAFMYADKNIRCNGIAPGAVMTNIASSMTNMSQTGAARQALGLSINPRAGQPEEIAQLAIFLGSDEASFVNGQVIAVDGGWTAY
- a CDS encoding TetR/AcrR family transcriptional regulator, giving the protein MRTTDLRIIKTKQALHDALLTLLSQKPLEQISIAEICREAKVNRGTFYLHYEQKEGLFEEYFQEIMEDLYQSYEEPYRAVTTLDTNQLDPNTIRIFHHIERFKMFYRIVFSKNVPLTYYYMLFDGIYSLLKRDITTHRMHQMEDHISIDYYSAYQANAIIGLIIQWYRGDFSDSVTMLNQQLAAILKNVRSGG
- a CDS encoding YhgE/Pip domain-containing protein, with product MTGLQALLRVRETYIGIIATIAFQLIFFTIWMTAYDGVNERAEQLSIGLVVEDTAMGQQVAQNIKGSIPFSMEDYSSMKEAESALNERQINMIMQIPTDFTNQIQAGKEAEIIYAINQANASVAKNMMEGVAKQLTEEINQTLYPMQQNQAVEAFAQQFAQLPFEQQTAQQITTSVKTTVMNVKAHAVDGTIVKTNDVKGFAANFVPLMVIISSFVGAMVMIMQHQQAAQLVQESLSKWQLFLARQLLNVGVAFTLPLLTIGLMHLFDIASQESLLSIYFFQAVMYLAFLSLAQVFVIAFGNLGMVFNICALSLQLVTSGVLVPKTMLSEGYKQVAAMLPATYGADGYYTIIFGGSTDNLLQNSSSLGIIIFVTLAIATLIVTFKPAPVR
- a CDS encoding TetR/AcrR family transcriptional regulator encodes the protein MEGSIFLTTKGTAQRIIEAALQLISEKGYTAATTKTIAELAGVNEVTLFRHFGNKRGLLKAIIEQFSYYPLLQQEINQNVTWELEKDLLNFSLKHFHFLMSIKDFVMIGFKESIQFPEISEEIANLPLLIKKELIHYFQEMHQQGKIREVDFEAAALSLIALNFGHFMSRAQLGTIVSDLPTEELLQTSVAIFSRGLVS
- a CDS encoding PadR family transcriptional regulator — protein: MTQEHPPLTEGVYYILLALYEARHGYGIMQLVEEMSNGRVRLGAGTIYGAIKTLLERGWIEALDEDGRKKEYMITETGKTMVEYEILRLRELFDNGIRITRGVE